In the Syntrophus gentianae genome, ATACCCTTCTTCGGGAACAGTTCGATGTCTATACCTCTGTCGGCTGCGATGGCAAGGGAACGGTGCTCTTCACCGGCTACTTCACCCCGATCTTCGACGGCTCCCGGGAATCCAGCGAACGCTTCAAGTACCCCCTGTACAGCCAGCCGGAAGATCTCGTAAAGGACCCTGAAGGCAACATCCTCGGCAGACGCACCGGGGACGAAATGACCCCTTATCCGCCCCGCGCCGAGATAGAGAGCACCGGGATGCTGAAGGGCAGGGAAATCATGTGGCTTGACGACCCCTTCAAGGTCTTTATCGTCCACGTGCAGGGATCGGCCAAAATCCGGCAGCCAGACGGCTCGCTCATCGGGATCGGCTATGCCGCGAATAACGGTCATCCCTACAAAAGCATCAGCCAGAAGATGATCGCTGACGGAAAGATCTCAAAGGACCGGATGAGCCTGTCCTCGATGATCGAATACTTCAAGGCCCATCCGGATGAGGTTTCAGAATATACCAGTCTCAACCCCCGCTTCGTCTTCTTCCGGATAGAAGACGGTCAACCCCGGGGATCGCTCAATGAACCGGTGATCCCCTTACGGACCATTGCCACCGACAAGTCCATCTTTCCCCGGGCAGGTCTGACCTTTATTTCCACCACCCTGCCGCGGGCGATGGGCGGCAATGTTTCTCAGGAGCCATACCTTGGCTTTGCACTGGATCAGGACGCCGGCGGCGCAATCCGCGCCCCGGGAAGGTGCGATGTCTACATGGGACAGGGCGATACCGCCGGAAAGCTGGCCGGACAGACATACCGGGAAGGCCGGTTGTATTACCTGTTTTTAAAACCGGAATATCAAGCGGTCAGCCCGGATGAACAACCCGCGGCAGAAGAGACAGAAGGAGAAGAAGCCGTTGCCGAACCGGAGTCCGGTGGCTAACCGGCTTGTACGGACAAGCGGTCGGTAGTTCCATTGCGTCCAAGTTATAAAGCCTTTTTCTAATGATAATGAAGCAACTATATGGAGGTAAAATATGCAATTTGGAAACAAGGTGGTCTTTATCACAGGTGGAACAAAGGGCCTTGGGCGGGCAATGGCGGAAGCTTTTCTCGCAGAAGGTGCAGCTGTTGCAGTGAACGGGCGAAATCCTGATGCAACCGCAAAATTCGCAGAAGAATTCAAGGGGCAACGAATTCTTGTCTACAATAACGATATTACAAACTTTGAAGAAATGGAACAAACAGCAACCGAGGTGGTCAATTCATGGGGCAAGGTAGATATCCTCATTAATAATGCCAGTATCGTCAACCCTCTTGTCCCGGCAGAAAAGATAAAGAAAGATGATTTTGACAAGGTCATCGATATAAACTTGAAAGGGACGTTCTATGCGACACAAGCCTTCGGAAAAAAAATGATCACGCAAAAATCTGGTCGGATTATCAATATTGCTTCACAGGTTGCCCTGTTCGGAGAAAAAGGCTTCCTCCCCTATGCAATCAGCAAGGCTGGCCTTATTGCCATGGCGCGGGGTCTTTCCTACGAGTGGTCAAAATACGGCGTGACCATTTGTACTCTGGCGCCTGGTTTCATCAAAGGCGGAATGAACGAAGGTCTTATCAAAAAAGAGGCTTTCGTTAATTTTCTGTCCGGGAAAACCCCTATAGGCAGAATGGGAACTGTTGATGAAGTCGTTGGGACCGTCCTTTTTCTTGCCTCTGATATGGCACATTATATTAATGGTGAAACGATCGTTATGGATGGCGGCATGACTGGCTATACCCAGGAAGGTCTCCTCGATTTCTTCAGCAAGCCAAGAACATAATCAATATTAACCCTGGCAGCAAAGGGGTTCTGTTGTCTTATGGAAAT is a window encoding:
- a CDS encoding murein transglycosylase A — its product is MKVKIFLVVGLIFLIGMTGCQKPQILVPSPPEPQTQVPPKQAPPESQIQEKELPPAPEKRDYSRQLSPGERSLRKITDPAEIPDFTEACEDLSNLEMAIHNSLNYLKKPSSKQFFPSGEVQHQQMEESLKAFAELINSGHRGAELNTLLREQFDVYTSVGCDGKGTVLFTGYFTPIFDGSRESSERFKYPLYSQPEDLVKDPEGNILGRRTGDEMTPYPPRAEIESTGMLKGREIMWLDDPFKVFIVHVQGSAKIRQPDGSLIGIGYAANNGHPYKSISQKMIADGKISKDRMSLSSMIEYFKAHPDEVSEYTSLNPRFVFFRIEDGQPRGSLNEPVIPLRTIATDKSIFPRAGLTFISTTLPRAMGGNVSQEPYLGFALDQDAGGAIRAPGRCDVYMGQGDTAGKLAGQTYREGRLYYLFLKPEYQAVSPDEQPAAEETEGEEAVAEPESGG
- a CDS encoding SDR family NAD(P)-dependent oxidoreductase, whose product is MQFGNKVVFITGGTKGLGRAMAEAFLAEGAAVAVNGRNPDATAKFAEEFKGQRILVYNNDITNFEEMEQTATEVVNSWGKVDILINNASIVNPLVPAEKIKKDDFDKVIDINLKGTFYATQAFGKKMITQKSGRIINIASQVALFGEKGFLPYAISKAGLIAMARGLSYEWSKYGVTICTLAPGFIKGGMNEGLIKKEAFVNFLSGKTPIGRMGTVDEVVGTVLFLASDMAHYINGETIVMDGGMTGYTQEGLLDFFSKPRT